In one Magallana gigas chromosome 7, xbMagGiga1.1, whole genome shotgun sequence genomic region, the following are encoded:
- the LOC105321603 gene encoding ribitol-5-phosphate transferase FKTN: MRRWQILKCLGLVAIVFFIFQCFLWFHFPTKQDQNPATYDVKLLVKKVMAVWEDLEDALFVIEPEVLYKIVEQENYSDNEGRCAVFCHLTKRAIAFGVFGHKVAMPLVVSKFRQSGFAAVDAKEDNPDFRLKNPGSPPQRIVTHIFLQDMAQPELTLHVVVFYPRADFLWTSQIQMPTSDLSFGASAGAYDVFEWRSLTIDGVHISVPKSIRHFIHMAQESKFLECDQDRAQLFYTQHPRDNSEEAQRFTRKARQLLVKGKEVLDALGVRFWLSSGTCLGWFRQCDIITYSKDVDFGIWIKDHKPEIIDAMEQAGLPLKHVFGKVSDSYELSFKAGEVKLDIFFFYEEGNTMWNGGTDAKTGEKLKYVFPKFDLCWTLLLDIRVRVPCPTQPYIQANYGKQWDVPVKSWDWKSSAFNVRPNGVWPKSEWKEVIQVYE; encoded by the exons ATGAGACGATGGcaaattttaaagtgtttaGGACTTGTAGctattgtgttttttattttccagtGCTTTCTGTGGTTTCATTTTCCAACAAAACAA GACCAGAATCCAGCAACTTACGATGTGAAG CTACTTGTGAAGAAGGTGATGGCTGTATGGGAAGACCTTGAGGACGCCCTGTTTGTGATTGAGCCTGAGGTTCTGTACAAGATAGTGGAGCAGGAGAATTACTCGGACAATGAGGGACGGTGCGCCGTCTTCTGTCACTTGACCAAGAGAGCCATAGCCTTTGGAGTCTTCGGCCACAAAGTTGCCATG CCATTAGTGGTGTCAAAGTTCCGGCAGAGTGGGTTTGCTGCAGTAGATGCCAAGGAAGACAACCCTGACTTTCGCCTAAAAAATCCAGGTTCCCCTCCCCAGAGAATCGTGACCCACATTTTCCTCCAGGACATGGCACAGCCGGAGCTCACACTACATGTGGTGGTCTTCTACCCCCGGGCGGACTTCTTGTGGACCAGTCAGATACAGATGCCAACCTCCGACCTCAGCTTCGGGGCATCAGCGGGGGCATACGATGT TTTTGAATGGCGGAGCTTGACTATTGACGGAGTACACATCAGTGTTCCCAAGTCTATTCGACATTTCATTCATATGGCCCAGGAGTCTAAGTTCCTGGAGTGTGACCAGGACCGCGCCCAGCTCTTCTATACCCAACACCCCAGGGACAACTCAGAGGAGGCTCAGCGGTTCACGAGGAAGGCGCGGCAGCTGCTGGTCAAAGGGAAGGAGGTGTTGGACGCCCTGGGGGTCAGGTTCTGGCTCAGCAGTGGCACCTGTCTTG GTTGGTTTAGACAATGTGATATCATAACATACTCCAAAGACGTTGACTTTGGGATCTGGATTAAAGACCACAAGCCAGAAATTATTGATGCCATGGAACAAGCTGGTCTGCCCCTAAAGCATGTGTTTGGCAAA GTGTCAGACAGTTATGAGTTGTCATTCAAAGCGGGGGAAGTAAAACtagacattttctttttctacgAGGAGGGAAATACCATGTGGAATGGAGGAACTGATGCTAAAACAGGGGAAAAACTCAA GTACGTCTTTCCAAAGTTTGACCTGTGCTGGACGCTGCTTCTGGACATTCGTGTTCGAGTCCCCTGTCCCACCCAGCCCTACATCCAGGCAAACTACGGGAAACAGTGGGACGTTCCGGTCAAATCCTGGGACTGGAAGAGCAGTGCATTCAACGTCCGACCCAACGGGGTGTGGCCGAAATCAGAATGGAAGGAGGTCATTCAGgtgtatgaataa